Proteins from a single region of Pseudopedobacter saltans DSM 12145:
- the hemB gene encoding porphobilinogen synthase, giving the protein MLSRPRRNRKSQVIRDMVQENHLRASDLIFPLFIIDGQNKKTEVSSMPGIYRYSIDLLLKEVESCMNLGLKTFDLFPNIEESKKDKFATESLNKDGIYLKAIREVKKYFPESCVITDVAMDPYSSDGHDGLVENGEILNDETLDILAEMSLAHAEAGADIIAPSDMMDGRVGYIREALDSQGFTNTSIMSYTAKYASAFYGPFRDALESAPKFGDKKTYQMNPANQREALIEGAFDVEEGADFLMVKPALAYLDVIKLLKDNFDLPIAAYNVSGEYAMIKAAVQKGWLEESRTITEVLMGMKRAGADVILTYHAKEVLEKGWI; this is encoded by the coding sequence ATGTTAAGCAGACCAAGAAGAAATAGAAAATCTCAGGTGATTAGGGATATGGTGCAGGAGAATCATTTAAGAGCTTCCGATTTAATTTTTCCGTTGTTTATTATTGACGGACAAAATAAAAAGACAGAGGTTTCTTCGATGCCGGGGATTTATAGATATTCTATAGACTTGCTTTTAAAAGAAGTGGAGTCCTGCATGAATCTGGGTTTGAAAACTTTTGATCTTTTTCCAAATATTGAAGAGTCTAAAAAAGACAAATTTGCCACGGAAAGCTTAAATAAGGACGGAATTTATTTGAAGGCAATCCGTGAGGTAAAAAAGTATTTTCCTGAATCTTGCGTTATCACCGACGTTGCTATGGATCCTTACAGCTCTGATGGGCATGATGGCTTGGTAGAGAACGGAGAAATTTTAAATGATGAGACATTGGATATTCTGGCGGAGATGTCATTGGCACATGCGGAAGCTGGGGCGGATATCATTGCTCCTTCTGATATGATGGATGGCCGTGTTGGATATATACGTGAAGCTCTGGATTCGCAGGGTTTTACAAATACTTCGATTATGTCTTATACCGCTAAATATGCAAGTGCGTTTTATGGCCCTTTTAGAGATGCGTTAGAGTCGGCTCCTAAATTTGGCGATAAAAAGACTTATCAAATGAATCCGGCTAATCAACGGGAAGCTTTAATAGAAGGAGCTTTTGATGTTGAAGAAGGGGCAGATTTTCTAATGGTAAAACCTGCTTTGGCTTATCTGGACGTTATTAAACTTTTAAAGGATAATTTTGATTTGCCAATTGCGGCGTATAATGTTAGTGGTGAATATGCGATGATTAAAGCTGCTGTACAAAAAGGATGGTTAGAAGAAAGCCGAACAATAACGGAAGTGTTAATGGGGATGAAACGAGCTGGTGCGGATGTTATTTTGACGTACCATGCTAAGGAGGTCCTTGAAAAGGGCTGGATTTAA
- the hemL gene encoding glutamate-1-semialdehyde 2,1-aminomutase codes for MFDSLKNMLSGNDGDNTVSNKEKREIVREKSAALYEKAKTFFPGGVNSPVRAFKSVYGTPLFIEKGDGCFLWDADGNKFVDFCCSWGPLILGHNHPKVREKVIEVMQNGMSFGAPTALENELAGLIVNNNKYIEKIRFTSSGTEAVMSAIRLARGVTGRDKIIKFEGCYHGHSDSLLVKAGSGLVTFGETSSAGIPKAFANETIVVPLNDREAISEAFKTFESQIAAIIIEPIPANNGLLLQDREYLEFLRNITKENGTLLIFDEVISGFRVGFEGAAGYYDIQPDIVTYGKIIGGGLPVGAYASSSEIMSHISPDGGVYQAGTLSGNPVAMAAGIAQLSELLKSGFYKELNAKTQEFAESIQRYASAKNYKLKVFKIGSIFWISFTDKDKIQSAHDIDAGGMDKFKEMHKELLNRGVYFGPSGYEVGFISSAHNKMELEKVKRTIFEVLDIIFKK; via the coding sequence ATGTTCGATTCTCTTAAGAATATGTTGTCGGGAAATGACGGAGATAATACCGTTTCAAACAAAGAAAAGCGAGAAATTGTGAGGGAAAAATCTGCGGCTTTGTATGAAAAGGCAAAAACCTTTTTCCCTGGAGGTGTAAATTCTCCGGTTAGGGCTTTTAAATCTGTTTACGGAACGCCATTGTTTATTGAAAAGGGAGACGGATGTTTTTTATGGGATGCAGACGGAAACAAATTTGTTGATTTCTGCTGTTCCTGGGGCCCTTTGATTTTAGGTCATAATCATCCTAAAGTTAGAGAAAAAGTTATTGAGGTTATGCAGAACGGAATGTCTTTCGGAGCACCAACTGCTTTAGAAAACGAATTAGCGGGGTTGATTGTCAATAACAATAAATATATAGAGAAAATTAGGTTTACAAGTTCTGGTACTGAAGCTGTGATGTCTGCTATTCGTTTAGCCAGGGGAGTAACAGGAAGAGATAAAATTATCAAATTTGAAGGTTGTTATCATGGTCATTCTGATTCGCTTTTAGTAAAAGCAGGATCGGGTTTGGTAACTTTTGGCGAGACATCATCGGCCGGAATTCCAAAAGCGTTTGCTAACGAAACAATAGTTGTACCTTTAAATGATAGAGAAGCAATCTCAGAAGCGTTTAAAACCTTTGAAAGCCAAATTGCAGCAATTATTATTGAACCGATTCCGGCTAATAACGGACTTTTATTGCAAGACAGGGAGTATCTTGAATTTTTAAGAAATATCACTAAAGAAAATGGTACATTATTGATTTTTGATGAGGTTATTTCGGGATTTAGAGTAGGTTTTGAAGGTGCGGCAGGTTATTACGATATCCAACCTGATATCGTTACCTACGGAAAAATTATTGGTGGAGGATTGCCCGTAGGGGCTTATGCTTCTTCTTCTGAAATTATGTCGCATATATCACCTGATGGAGGTGTTTACCAGGCAGGTACATTATCAGGAAATCCGGTAGCAATGGCTGCAGGTATTGCTCAATTATCTGAATTGTTAAAGTCAGGGTTTTATAAAGAGCTAAATGCGAAAACGCAGGAATTTGCTGAGTCTATCCAACGTTATGCTTCGGCTAAGAATTATAAATTAAAGGTTTTCAAAATTGGTTCAATTTTCTGGATTTCCTTTACAGATAAAGATAAAATACAAAGTGCACATGATATTGACGCAGGTGGTATGGATAAGTTTAAAGAAATGCACAAAGAATTACTAAACCGGGGTGTATATTTTGGACCATCTGGTTACGAGGTAGGCTTTATTTCTTCTGCGCATAATAAAATGGAATTGGAGAAGGTAAAACGTACGATTTTTGAAGTTTTGGATATCATTTTCAAAAAGTAA
- a CDS encoding sensor histidine kinase — MRPLTIFYVIVFYVIAQLFWWATLLIAYNPVRKWMVVGEGVVFLSLMTLGAIMLHKAFNRERRMNVQKKNFLLSVTHELKSPLASIKLYLQTIMKRDLDKETQRGFIRKSLLDIERLDDMVENMLLASKIENNSYSFPKENFNFSELVDRVVGRLQIHVCSKEALVTNIEPDVFVEGDKFSLSAVVSNLIENAVKYSAECDPIFVGVSKLPNGKVSFKVADLGIGISDEEKPKIFNRFYRVGSEETRKTKGTGLGLFIVKQVLDNHQAQIKVKDNTPRGTVFEVLLD, encoded by the coding sequence ATGAGACCACTAACCATTTTTTATGTCATTGTTTTCTACGTTATAGCGCAGCTATTCTGGTGGGCGACTTTGTTAATTGCATATAATCCGGTTAGAAAGTGGATGGTTGTTGGAGAAGGTGTGGTTTTCCTTTCGTTAATGACTTTAGGTGCTATTATGTTACATAAGGCATTTAACAGAGAGCGCAGAATGAATGTGCAGAAAAAGAATTTTCTACTATCTGTTACCCACGAATTGAAATCGCCGCTGGCATCTATAAAGCTTTATTTACAAACCATTATGAAAAGGGATTTGGACAAGGAAACGCAACGCGGTTTCATTAGAAAATCTCTTTTGGATATCGAAAGATTAGATGATATGGTGGAAAATATGCTATTGGCGTCTAAAATTGAAAATAACTCTTATTCTTTTCCAAAAGAAAATTTTAATTTTTCTGAACTGGTAGATCGGGTTGTAGGAAGATTGCAAATTCATGTTTGCAGTAAAGAGGCTTTGGTTACGAATATTGAACCTGATGTTTTTGTTGAGGGAGACAAATTTTCATTAAGTGCGGTGGTATCGAACCTGATTGAAAATGCTGTGAAATATTCGGCTGAATGTGATCCGATTTTTGTTGGTGTTTCTAAATTACCAAATGGGAAGGTTTCATTTAAGGTGGCAGATTTAGGAATAGGAATTTCGGATGAGGAAAAGCCTAAAATATTTAATAGGTTTTATAGAGTTGGTAGCGAGGAAACTCGTAAAACTAAAGGTACTGGTTTGGGGTTATTTATTGTGAAGCAGGTGTTGGATAATCACCAGGCGCAGATAAAAGTTAAAGATAACACGCCAAGAGGAACTGTTTTCGAAGTTCTATTGGATTAA
- a CDS encoding response regulator transcription factor, whose product MINKQRILLMEDEEHLLEAIKLNLEMEGFFVRAVTDGKKALKVFKEEKFNLIILDVMVPEIDGFQVAETIRLENSEVPIMFLTAKNTSEDRITGLKKGADDYLTKPFNLEELILRVNNLIKRSMKGDDLKELNSYKIGDKTIYFNSYELKNEDGTITPLTKKETMLLKLLIERKNEAVSREQILETVWNYDVYPSTRTIDNFILTFRKYFEPDQKNPIYFHSIRGVGYKFTDAN is encoded by the coding sequence ATGATAAATAAACAAAGAATTTTATTGATGGAAGATGAAGAACATCTTCTGGAAGCTATTAAATTGAACCTTGAGATGGAAGGCTTTTTTGTCAGAGCGGTTACTGATGGAAAGAAGGCTTTAAAGGTTTTCAAGGAAGAAAAATTCAATTTGATAATCCTTGATGTTATGGTTCCTGAAATTGATGGATTTCAAGTTGCCGAAACCATTAGATTAGAAAACTCAGAGGTTCCAATTATGTTTCTAACCGCTAAAAATACTTCTGAGGATAGAATTACAGGGTTAAAAAAAGGTGCTGATGATTATTTAACTAAGCCTTTCAATCTGGAAGAGCTAATTTTAAGGGTAAACAACCTGATTAAAAGGAGCATGAAAGGTGACGATTTGAAAGAGCTGAATTCTTATAAAATAGGAGATAAGACTATTTATTTTAACTCTTATGAATTGAAAAATGAAGATGGTACAATTACTCCATTAACTAAGAAGGAAACCATGCTGTTAAAGCTGCTGATCGAGCGAAAAAACGAAGCTGTTTCGAGAGAGCAAATCTTGGAAACGGTTTGGAATTATGACGTTTACCCATCAACAAGAACAATAGACAACTTTATACTTACATTTAGAAAGTATTTTGAGCCAGATCAAAAGAACCCTATATATTTCCACTCAATTCGTGGCGTAGGATATAAATTTACAGACGCAAATTAA
- a CDS encoding tetratricopeptide repeat protein has protein sequence MFTNGARGLVCVLLALTALLAAYFKVYEITILAVFFIGYVIWGYYKEGTVVLAAKQYKNGDFGKAKELLYSIKNPQRLSKKRLPYYEFILGSIALKESDYEEAEAHLSRAAFLGLRAGDIISSLLHLANIALRKGEKEKGLAWLAETEDLPLTSRQKSIIENIEKELKKIK, from the coding sequence ATGTTTACCAACGGAGCAAGGGGTTTAGTTTGCGTACTTTTAGCTTTGACGGCCTTGTTGGCCGCTTATTTCAAAGTCTATGAAATAACAATTTTAGCTGTTTTTTTCATAGGCTATGTTATTTGGGGCTATTATAAAGAAGGAACGGTTGTTTTAGCTGCAAAACAGTATAAGAACGGAGACTTTGGAAAAGCTAAAGAGCTTTTGTATTCTATTAAGAATCCTCAAAGGTTGAGTAAAAAAAGGCTTCCTTATTATGAGTTTATTTTAGGAAGCATAGCACTTAAGGAATCTGATTATGAAGAAGCGGAAGCTCATTTGAGCAGGGCAGCTTTTTTAGGATTAAGAGCAGGTGATATCATTTCCTCCTTGCTGCATTTGGCTAACATAGCCTTAAGAAAAGGAGAGAAAGAAAAAGGCTTGGCCTGGTTGGCAGAAACGGAAGATTTACCTCTAACATCAAGACAAAAAAGTATTATAGAAAACATAGAAAAGGAGTTAAAGAAAATTAAATGA
- the hemE gene encoding uroporphyrinogen decarboxylase, with translation MKNSLFIKAALSQETERPPVWMMRQAGRFMPEYWEIKNKYSFLEMCKTPEIAADVTMLPVDLLGIDAAILFSDILVTGEAMGGQLSFEQGVGPRFANPVQNLKDVEALEVDVLDRLQYVADAIRVIQSRLSKLGDQQIPLIGFAGAPFTVMSYLVEGGSSKDFKKTKLFMFNQPEAAHKLLQKIADVTVDYLNMQIAAGVNAVQIFDSWALALSWDDYREFSHQYIQNIISRLNRTVPVISFCKGSSVFAPIMAEAKPDVVSVDWNADIRNIKSKLPQGIAVQGNLDPFVLYADKAVIKDRILRIIERMRGEKGFIFNLGHGIMPDIPFDNVKYAVEVIKEFRY, from the coding sequence ATGAAAAATTCGTTATTTATTAAGGCGGCTTTATCACAGGAAACAGAACGTCCACCGGTTTGGATGATGCGTCAGGCAGGACGATTTATGCCCGAGTATTGGGAAATTAAGAATAAATATTCATTTCTCGAAATGTGCAAAACTCCTGAAATTGCTGCAGACGTTACGATGCTTCCAGTAGATTTATTGGGCATTGATGCTGCAATTTTGTTCTCTGATATTTTGGTAACTGGAGAGGCTATGGGCGGACAGCTAAGTTTTGAGCAAGGTGTAGGACCTCGGTTTGCTAATCCGGTACAAAACTTAAAAGATGTTGAGGCTTTGGAAGTCGACGTGTTGGATAGGCTTCAGTATGTGGCCGATGCGATTAGGGTTATTCAGAGCCGTTTATCTAAGTTGGGCGATCAACAAATTCCATTAATTGGTTTTGCTGGTGCTCCTTTCACGGTGATGAGTTATTTGGTTGAGGGTGGATCTTCTAAAGATTTTAAAAAAACCAAGTTATTTATGTTTAACCAGCCTGAAGCTGCACATAAATTATTACAGAAAATTGCAGATGTTACGGTAGATTATTTGAATATGCAAATTGCTGCCGGAGTAAATGCTGTTCAGATTTTTGATAGTTGGGCTCTTGCGTTAAGCTGGGACGATTACAGAGAGTTTTCTCATCAATATATTCAAAACATTATTTCCAGGTTGAATCGTACAGTTCCTGTAATCTCTTTCTGTAAAGGAAGTTCGGTTTTTGCACCTATAATGGCCGAAGCCAAACCGGATGTAGTTTCTGTTGACTGGAATGCAGATATTAGAAATATTAAATCAAAGCTACCACAAGGTATAGCGGTTCAGGGAAATCTGGATCCTTTTGTTCTTTACGCAGATAAAGCGGTTATCAAAGACAGAATTTTAAGAATTATCGAAAGAATGAGAGGTGAAAAAGGATTCATCTTTAATTTAGGGCATGGAATTATGCCAGATATTCCTTTTGATAATGTTAAATATGCGGTAGAGGTAATTAAAGAATTCAGATATTAA
- the hemJ gene encoding protoporphyrinogen oxidase HemJ: MYRYVLAVHIIFMVSWMAGLFYIVRLFIYHTEANEKPEQERKILHSQFQLMESKLWNIITTPAMVLTVLAGITMLYLNLGLLSLGWMHVKLTFVLGLLIYHFRCQVIMKQLRKGEFKLSSTQLRFWNELATIFLVAIVFTVILKSAIDWLYGLIGLIVFAVVVMSAVKIYKYYRLKKRKEL, translated from the coding sequence ATGTACAGATACGTTTTAGCCGTTCATATCATTTTTATGGTCAGTTGGATGGCTGGCTTATTTTATATCGTTAGACTTTTTATCTATCATACCGAGGCGAATGAAAAGCCTGAGCAGGAGCGCAAGATATTGCATAGTCAATTTCAGCTAATGGAGTCGAAATTATGGAACATTATTACTACTCCAGCTATGGTATTGACTGTACTTGCCGGAATAACCATGTTGTATTTAAACTTGGGACTGCTGTCTTTGGGTTGGATGCATGTTAAGTTGACTTTTGTTTTAGGACTACTGATTTATCATTTCAGATGTCAGGTAATCATGAAACAATTGCGAAAAGGTGAATTTAAGTTAAGCAGTACGCAATTGCGTTTTTGGAATGAATTGGCGACTATATTCTTAGTGGCAATAGTTTTTACTGTAATTCTAAAAAGTGCGATAGACTGGCTTTATGGGCTTATAGGTTTGATTGTGTTTGCTGTGGTTGTTATGAGTGCGGTTAAGATTTATAAATATTACAGGTTAAAAAAACGTAAAGAACTCTAA
- a CDS encoding RNA polymerase sigma factor, with amino-acid sequence MGFHLKTDQELIHLYINGTEAALTELIKRHKSRIYTSIYLLVKDEYLAEDIFQDTFIKIINTLKAGKYNEEGKFLPWALRIGHNLVIDHYRKQKRSPVIVNSDGFDIFDVLGIADESTEDKMVKEQTYSDIKKLIHHLPSEQKEVLIMRHFGELSFKEIADLTNVSINTALGRMRYALNNLRKMIAEKEMLLKS; translated from the coding sequence ATGGGCTTTCATCTTAAAACAGACCAAGAATTAATACATCTGTATATTAATGGTACTGAGGCTGCTTTAACTGAGCTTATCAAAAGACATAAATCAAGAATCTATACTTCCATCTATCTACTTGTTAAAGATGAGTATTTAGCTGAGGATATTTTTCAGGATACGTTTATAAAAATTATAAACACTCTTAAAGCTGGAAAATACAATGAAGAGGGAAAGTTTTTGCCTTGGGCATTAAGAATTGGGCATAATCTTGTTATTGATCATTACAGGAAACAAAAAAGATCTCCTGTTATTGTAAATAGCGACGGCTTCGATATTTTTGATGTTTTAGGTATAGCGGACGAAAGTACCGAAGACAAAATGGTTAAAGAGCAAACTTATAGTGATATTAAAAAGCTTATCCATCATTTGCCATCGGAACAAAAAGAAGTATTGATTATGAGACATTTTGGCGAGCTCTCTTTTAAAGAGATTGCCGATTTAACCAATGTGAGTATCAATACCGCACTGGGTAGAATGAGATATGCTTTGAATAATCTTAGAAAAATGATAGCAGAAAAAGAGATGCTATTAAAAAGCTAA